In Rhodococcus sp. OK302, one genomic interval encodes:
- the hglS gene encoding 2-oxoadipate dioxygenase/decarboxylase, producing the protein MADTGQLRSRFAAQLGHMYGSEVPAYNTLVDVTRQVNRDFVASHPGLENVGSLARVSAERHGAIRLGTLDELRDAAVLFGGFGMSPVGYYDLRIADPPVPVVSTAFRPIHPTELAHNPFRVFTSVLAIADQRFFDTDLQRRITAYLRRRTLFSPELLRLARAAHTDGGLPEPQATQFVDAATRAFRLGTEPIDASWFRELTRVSPVAADIAGQGTTHINHLTPRVLDIDELYRRMTARGITMIDRIQGPPRWNGPPLLLRQTSFRALDEIRRFRAADGSITDEPVRVRFGEVEARGIALTRKGRDIYDALIGCTEIALWESAFPTTEDGLADADLAYFTYRREGSTLIREPIVYEDFLPASAAGIFASNVDSASEFISDALSADYGQDQLEGVIERSILDPFELYRKQQDASRADQRSDP; encoded by the coding sequence GTCAATCGTGACTTCGTTGCCTCCCACCCGGGCCTGGAGAACGTGGGCAGCCTCGCCCGAGTCAGCGCAGAACGACACGGAGCGATCCGATTGGGGACTCTCGACGAACTACGGGACGCCGCCGTACTCTTCGGCGGATTCGGAATGTCGCCGGTCGGATACTACGACTTGCGGATCGCAGATCCTCCGGTCCCGGTGGTATCGACAGCTTTCCGTCCCATCCATCCGACTGAACTCGCGCACAACCCGTTTCGAGTTTTCACATCCGTACTGGCAATCGCGGACCAACGCTTCTTCGACACCGATCTCCAGCGCCGAATCACTGCCTACCTTCGCAGACGCACCCTCTTCTCCCCCGAACTACTTCGCCTGGCCCGGGCCGCACACACCGACGGAGGCTTGCCGGAGCCACAAGCCACACAGTTCGTCGACGCCGCGACACGTGCATTCAGACTCGGAACCGAACCGATCGACGCATCATGGTTCCGCGAACTCACCCGCGTCTCCCCCGTGGCCGCCGATATCGCCGGGCAGGGAACAACACACATCAACCATCTCACCCCGCGAGTACTCGATATCGATGAGTTGTACCGACGCATGACCGCACGCGGCATCACCATGATCGACCGAATCCAGGGACCACCCCGGTGGAATGGACCGCCACTTCTGCTGCGGCAAACGTCGTTTCGTGCCCTGGACGAGATCCGCCGCTTCCGGGCGGCGGACGGATCGATTACCGACGAGCCCGTCCGAGTGCGTTTCGGCGAGGTTGAAGCACGCGGCATCGCACTGACACGCAAGGGAAGAGACATCTACGACGCCCTGATCGGTTGCACTGAAATTGCGTTGTGGGAGAGCGCATTTCCCACTACGGAGGACGGACTTGCCGACGCCGATCTGGCGTACTTCACGTACCGCCGCGAGGGTTCGACGCTGATACGTGAGCCCATCGTCTACGAGGACTTCCTACCGGCTTCCGCGGCCGGGATCTTTGCATCCAACGTCGACTCGGCCTCGGAATTCATTTCCGATGCGCTCAGCGCCGATTACGGGCAGGATCAACTCGAAGGCGTAATCGAACGGTCGATACTCGATCCCTTCGAGTTGTACCGAAAGCAACAGGACGCCTCGCGTGCCGATCAAAGGAGTGACCCGTGA
- the amaB gene encoding L-piperidine-6-carboxylate dehydrogenase — MILPDPSALAERAQSALSRCGVDWPTGNLSARTPITGTELRTVAQQSVSDVDDAVSAAHQAFLVWRTVPSPTRGAVVRQLGRLLSEHKADLAEIVTLEAGKVTSEALGEVQEMIDICEFAVGLSRQLYGRTMPSERPGHRLMETWHPLGVVGVISAFNFPVAVWSWNTAIALVCGDTVVWKPSETTPLTALACHALLRRALAECGAPADIHQLVIGGRGVGERLVDNAQVALVSATGSVRMGREVAPRIAARFGRSLLELGGNNGAIVTPSADLDLAVRGIVFSAAGTAGQRCTSLRRLIVHESIADGLVDRISAAYAQLRVGNPFDNGVLVGPLINEAAFHAMDKALTSVRAEGGTVVCGGERVGDTGYYVSPAVVRMPAQSEVVRAETFAPILYVLTYREFDDAIRLHNEVPQGLSSSIFTLDLREAERFLAADGSDCGIANVNIGTSGAEIGGAFGGEKETGGGRESGSDSWKAYMRRATNTVNYSNQLPLAQGVEFG; from the coding sequence GTGATCCTTCCCGATCCGTCCGCCCTCGCCGAGCGTGCACAATCTGCGCTCTCCCGATGCGGAGTCGACTGGCCTACCGGCAATCTCAGTGCGCGCACCCCCATTACGGGAACCGAACTGCGTACCGTCGCCCAGCAATCCGTCAGTGACGTCGACGACGCGGTGTCCGCTGCACATCAGGCATTTCTGGTCTGGCGCACAGTTCCGTCCCCGACTCGGGGCGCAGTGGTACGGCAGCTCGGTCGACTCTTGAGTGAACACAAGGCCGACCTTGCCGAAATCGTCACGCTCGAAGCCGGCAAAGTCACGTCGGAAGCGCTCGGCGAAGTGCAGGAAATGATCGATATCTGCGAGTTCGCCGTTGGTCTCTCGCGCCAACTGTACGGACGGACAATGCCTTCGGAGCGGCCTGGCCACCGACTGATGGAGACCTGGCACCCTCTCGGCGTTGTCGGTGTCATCTCCGCCTTCAACTTCCCGGTGGCGGTGTGGTCCTGGAACACAGCTATCGCTCTGGTGTGCGGCGACACGGTTGTCTGGAAGCCTTCCGAGACGACTCCGCTCACGGCACTGGCATGCCACGCCCTCTTACGGCGTGCCCTCGCGGAATGCGGCGCTCCGGCGGACATCCACCAACTGGTCATCGGCGGGCGCGGGGTCGGCGAACGCCTGGTGGACAACGCGCAAGTCGCTCTCGTGAGCGCTACCGGATCCGTCCGGATGGGACGCGAGGTCGCGCCGCGGATTGCGGCGAGGTTCGGGCGCAGCCTCCTCGAATTGGGTGGAAACAACGGGGCGATCGTCACCCCGTCGGCGGATCTCGACCTCGCTGTCCGCGGGATCGTCTTCTCAGCCGCCGGAACTGCGGGCCAGCGGTGTACGTCGTTGCGCCGGTTGATCGTTCACGAGTCGATTGCGGACGGTCTGGTCGATCGAATTTCTGCCGCCTACGCGCAACTGCGGGTGGGCAACCCGTTCGATAACGGCGTCCTGGTCGGTCCGCTGATCAACGAGGCTGCATTCCACGCCATGGACAAGGCTCTGACGTCGGTGCGCGCCGAAGGTGGAACGGTTGTGTGTGGCGGTGAGCGCGTCGGAGATACGGGCTACTACGTGAGCCCGGCGGTGGTGCGGATGCCGGCCCAGAGCGAAGTGGTTCGAGCCGAGACCTTCGCCCCGATCCTGTATGTACTGACCTATCGCGAATTCGACGACGCCATCAGACTCCACAACGAAGTGCCACAGGGACTTTCATCATCGATCTTCACGCTTGATCTGCGTGAAGCCGAACGGTTTCTGGCCGCCGATGGTTCCGATTGCGGAATCGCCAACGTCAACATCGGGACTTCGGGAGCCGAAATCGGCGGTGCCTTCGGCGGTGAGAAAGAAACCGGCGGTGGGCGCGAGTCCGGATCCGATTCATGGAAGGCTTACATGCGCCGCGCCACCAATACCGTCAACTACTCGAATCAGCTACCACTGGCTCAAGGAGTCGAGTTCGGCTGA